The segment CCCGCTCCGGTCGACGGCACGACCGCCGTTGTCGCGCACCGAGACGCGCACCGACGGTCCCGGCGTGACGCTCACAGTGACGGTGGTCGAGACGGCGTTCACGGCGACCGGGGTGGCGAGCAGTGCGGTCGCGGCCTCCGGGCGGGCGTCGCGCAGGACATAGGAGACCAGCGGTGACCCGTTGTGCTCCACGCCGATCGGTGCCTCGGCGGCGGACCAGACCGGTATCCCCTCGGTGAATCGTGCGGTGAGCTCGGCGATCTCGGCGGCCGCCAGCGGATGGGCGACGACGCCGTCGTCGGCCAGGCGGGCGCACAGCCGACGCAGGACCCAGAGCGCGGTCCGCAGGGCTCCGGTGCCGGCGTCGCCCCGCGACCGGACTGCGTCGGGCCAGTCCGCCGGACGGATCCGCACCACGAGGTGCACGCTGCGGTGCGCGGCGATCCGCTGCCCGCCGAGCAGGCCGCGGTACGCCCGGGCCGCCGGACCGTTGCCCCAGCAGGCCATCGTGTGCGTGACGACGTCGACCGACGACGGTGCCGCATCACGGGCGCCGAGTGCGGCGACCGCCGCGGCCATCAGGCGGGCATCGCCCGGCTGGGCGGCACCGACGACGAGCGGCGCGGGCGTCGTCGGACCGACGCCGATGACTCCCACGAGCGTGTCGCCGCACCGCCGGAGGCCGACGCGAACGCCGTCGTCGGGGACGTCGAACGGTGCCGTCGGCTCGGGTGCGACGGCGCGCCGGAACAACAGGCGTGTCTGCAATGCTGCGTTCCCCCTGAAAAACTATTTTGCCGGAATCGTCGTGATGCGAGGCTATCGTGCGGATAGGGTTCGTGCGGGGAATTCGATCGGGGGAGTGAATGTCACGACGCATCACCACGCGTGCGCAGGTCAGCGGGTACCGCTTCGGGTTGGCGCGCGCCGAGCATGCCCTCGTCCGCCGCGACGTCCGCATGATGCACGATCCGATGCGCGCGCAGATGCGCGCGCTGATCGCGGGCGCGATCCTCGCGGTCGTGATCGTGGCCGGCGCGGGGATCTACGGTTTCATTCGGCCGCAGCCGGGCGTGAAGGACGCGCAGATCGTCACCGCGGACAGCGGTGCGGTGTACGTGCTGCTCGACGGCGTGATGCACCCGGCCGCGAACATCGCCTCCGCGCGACTGATCCTCGGGCAGGCTGCCCCGGTCCGGAAGGTCAGCGACACCGCACTCGCCGATTATCCGCGCGGCGCGCAGGTGGGGATCGTCGGCGGTCCGACGACACTCGCGGCGGCAGCGGACGCCGACGTCTCGACGTGGACCGTGTGCGACTCGGCCGGCGTCAGTGCCGTGATCGTGGGGCGCGTCGACTCGGGGTCGCCCGCGGACGCTGCGCTGGTAGAGCACGACGACGTCGCCTGGCTCGTCTACCGAGCGCCCGGCCCGGACGGTGCGATGACACCCGTGCGTGCCCGCGTCGACGGCAGTCGGGTGGAGTTGCTGCGAGCGCTCGGCCTGGAATCGGTGACGCCACGGCCCGTTGGCTCCGGATTCCTCGACTCGTTCCCCGCACGACCCGACCTGCGCGTGCCCGACGTTCCCGGCCGCGGGTCGCCCGGCGTCCTCGGCAGGCCGGTGGGATCGGTGGTGGCCACCGCCGGAGTCGACGAGACCCTCAGCTTTCACCTCATCCTGTCCGACGGCGTCCAACACCTGTCGGTGGCCGCGGCCGAGACCATGCGGCTGTCGGACCCGGACGCGGAGGGCGCGGTGCCGCGGATCGCACCCGCGGACCTCGCCGCCGTCCCGGTCCGCGAGACCGTGCCGCTGACCCACTTCCCGACCGCGGTGCCCGCACTGTCCGACGTGGAGCCGCCGGTCCTGTGCCACCGCTGGAGTCGCGATCGCGACGCCTCGCTCGCTTCCGCGCAGGTGATGGCGGCGCGACGACTGCCGATCCCGAACGAAGCGCGGCCGGTCACGTTGGCGACCGCCGACGGCCCCGGGCCCGCGCTCGACCTGGTCTATCTGCAACCCGGGTCCGGCGAGCACGTCCTGCTGACCGGTGTCGAACCGGATTCGCGCCGCGCATCGACGCCCTTCTACATCAGCGACGTCGGCGTCCGCTATCGACTGGCGGGTGCGGAGACGGCGTCGATCCTCGGGCTCGACGACCCGCTGCGGGCACCCTGGCCGATGGTGTCACTGCTGCCATCCGGGCCGGAACTGAGCCGGGAGGCCGCAGCCGTGACCCGCGACGGCACGAGCTGAGCGGGCCTCAGTACCCGGCGACCAGTCGCCGGACCATCGCCTCCCAGTCGTCGGCGATCTCCGCGCGTGTCATGCCGATCACGTCGATGAGGTGACGGACGGTCTGCGCCATGATCGGCGCCTGAACGGCCTGCGCGACCACTTCGACGCGACCGTGGAAGCCGAGTTCGCCCAGCAGCATCCGCACGTGCTGGGTCGACATCGCCCACACCGGGTGCGACAGATGATCGGGGTGGTCGGCGCCGGCCTCGAGCAGGATGTCGAGGTGATCGACGGTCATCTTCAGTCGCGCGCGACCGTAGGCGATCAGACGTTCCAGCGGGGGAGCGCCGGGGCCCAACGGCTCGGGGCCGGAGAGGAAGCCCTGCTGCAGGTCGGATTCGGAATGGTCGAGGAGGGCGAGCATCAGGCCGGTGCGGTTGCCGAATCGGCGGAAGACGGTGCCCTTGCCGACACCGGCCGCACGGGCCACGGCCTCCATGGTGACGGCGGCGGCGCCCTGACTGTCGATCAACGACTGCGCTGCCGCCAGGAGCAGGCGCCGATTGCGCGCGGCGTCGGCCCGCTCCGGGATGGGAGCGGGGGCGTTCGCCACGTGCAGTTCGAGGGGCCCGGGGCCGTCGGAGGGCATGCCTCGACCTTAGTTCATGTCTCCGATGTCGCACTTTGTCCGCGTGTCGGGCAGCTCCCGGGGCGCTCGCGGGCGACTGTGTCGGGGCTCACCGTGAAACGCGGAATCATGGCGGACCCCGGTCCGTTTAATGAGGGTAACGCGGTGACGACCCCACGGGACGCGGCACCGAAAGACATCACGACCGAACAGACCTCACAAGGGAGCACTCCATGTCGAACAGCAACCTCAC is part of the Gordonia phthalatica genome and harbors:
- a CDS encoding type VII secretion protein EccE; its protein translation is MQTRLLFRRAVAPEPTAPFDVPDDGVRVGLRRCGDTLVGVIGVGPTTPAPLVVGAAQPGDARLMAAAVAALGARDAAPSSVDVVTHTMACWGNGPAARAYRGLLGGQRIAAHRSVHLVVRIRPADWPDAVRSRGDAGTGALRTALWVLRRLCARLADDGVVAHPLAAAEIAELTARFTEGIPVWSAAEAPIGVEHNGSPLVSYVLRDARPEAATALLATPVAVNAVSTTVTVSVTPGPSVRVSVRDNGGRAVDRSGELGLELVTADRRAIAAAGLPIDVPTPRRRRSTDDISPSFHLAASDAIAVPLAGDGQIVGADASDRPVTLRMAGRDIPHCDVMGDGVLHRQVVARLAALGFAVAVATDHPQQWRRLAASVGTGSVTVGHPQHPIQVIVDDTEACTLTAPRGTTLLRLRDAGAPPPSGRGPMIRQSADGGTVVARGSGRTVGLRLVSTTAERAIVER
- the eccB gene encoding type VII secretion protein EccB is translated as MSRRITTRAQVSGYRFGLARAEHALVRRDVRMMHDPMRAQMRALIAGAILAVVIVAGAGIYGFIRPQPGVKDAQIVTADSGAVYVLLDGVMHPAANIASARLILGQAAPVRKVSDTALADYPRGAQVGIVGGPTTLAAAADADVSTWTVCDSAGVSAVIVGRVDSGSPADAALVEHDDVAWLVYRAPGPDGAMTPVRARVDGSRVELLRALGLESVTPRPVGSGFLDSFPARPDLRVPDVPGRGSPGVLGRPVGSVVATAGVDETLSFHLILSDGVQHLSVAAAETMRLSDPDAEGAVPRIAPADLAAVPVRETVPLTHFPTAVPALSDVEPPVLCHRWSRDRDASLASAQVMAARRLPIPNEARPVTLATADGPGPALDLVYLQPGSGEHVLLTGVEPDSRRASTPFYISDVGVRYRLAGAETASILGLDDPLRAPWPMVSLLPSGPELSREAAAVTRDGTS
- a CDS encoding TetR/AcrR family transcriptional regulator, whose product is MPSDGPGPLELHVANAPAPIPERADAARNRRLLLAAAQSLIDSQGAAAVTMEAVARAAGVGKGTVFRRFGNRTGLMLALLDHSESDLQQGFLSGPEPLGPGAPPLERLIAYGRARLKMTVDHLDILLEAGADHPDHLSHPVWAMSTQHVRMLLGELGFHGRVEVVAQAVQAPIMAQTVRHLIDVIGMTRAEIADDWEAMVRRLVAGY